The stretch of DNA GAGCCCTCTCATCCTACTACGCTGTGCCCGAAGCGTCGGTCAGTCGACGAGCTCCAGGATGACCATGGGTGCGGCGTCGCCCTTGCGGGGGCCGAGCTTCAAGATGCGGACGTATCCGCCCGCGCGACCCTCGAAACGGGGAGCGATGTCAGCGAACACCTTGTGGACGAGCGCCTTGTCACCGAGTTCGGCCATTGCGAGCCGACGCGAGTGCACGTCTCCGCGCTTGCCCCACGTGATGATGTGCTCGACGAGGCCGCGGACCTCTTTGGCGCGCGCTTCGGTGGTCGTGATGCGCTCGTTGATGAAGACCGCGCGCGCGATGCTGCGCAGCATGGCCGTCGTATGGCTCGCGTCGGTGCCTAGCGCACGGCCCTTCTTGGCATGTCTCATTCTGCGGTTCTCCTAAGCCTTGAGTCCCAAACCCATCGCCTGGAGCTTGTCCTTGACCTCTTCGATGGACTTGGCCCCGAAGTTCCGGATGTTCAGCAGATCGCCTTCGCTGCAGTCGACCAGCTGGCGGATGGCGTTGACGCCTTGCCTCTTCAGGCAGTTGTACGAGCGGACCGAGAGGTCCAGATCCTCGATCGGCGTGTCGAGGGCACTCTCGCTCTCGTCGATCGAGGTCGCGAAGATGGTCTCGCCCTCGGGAGGCCTTTCGGCCTGCTCGGCGAAGAGCATCATATGCTCGTCGATCACCCGGGCAGCGCGAGCGACCGCGTCGCCCGCCTCGATCGACCCGTCGCACTCCACTTCGAGGATGAGCTTGTCGTAGTCGGTCCGCTGACCGACACGCGTGTTCTCCACCACGTACGTACAGCGGGAGACCGGGCTGAACAGCGAGTCGACCGTGATGACGCCCAGCGGGTCCTCGGCGCGCTTGTTGCGGTCCGCCGTGACGTAGCCGCGCCCGACGCCGATCCGGATGCTCATCTCGAGCTTGGCGCCCTTGTTGAGCGTCGCGATGACGTGTCCGGGGTTCACGAGCTCGAACTCCGAC from Coriobacteriia bacterium encodes:
- the rplQ gene encoding 50S ribosomal protein L17; this encodes MRHAKKGRALGTDASHTTAMLRSIARAVFINERITTTEARAKEVRGLVEHIITWGKRGDVHSRRLAMAELGDKALVHKVFADIAPRFEGRAGGYVRILKLGPRKGDAAPMVILELVD
- a CDS encoding DNA-directed RNA polymerase subunit alpha, with the protein product MTEFLKPTVNVERIDERSARYVVEPLERGFGYTLGNCMRRVLLSSLQGAAATSIRVEGVQHEFSTVEGVREDVTDIVLNVKGLVFRDTGIGEGDAVATVTASGAKVVTGADLKVPSEFELVNPGHVIATLNKGAKLEMSIRIGVGRGYVTADRNKRAEDPLGVITVDSLFSPVSRCTYVVENTRVGQRTDYDKLILEVECDGSIEAGDAVARAARVIDEHMMLFAEQAERPPEGETIFATSIDESESALDTPIEDLDLSVRSYNCLKRQGVNAIRQLVDCSEGDLLNIRNFGAKSIEEVKDKLQAMGLGLKA